The following proteins come from a genomic window of Posidoniimonas polymericola:
- a CDS encoding chitobiase/beta-hexosaminidase C-terminal domain-containing protein, which produces MSRGRRRFSSSQVRFEQLESRCLMAADVVISEFLASNSGGLEDGDGDSSDWVELYNTTSGPIDLGGYYLTDDSGELTKWSFPSGATIGANSTLVVFASDKDAAGPAGELHTNFKLSAGGEYLGLVAPDGVSVLHDYAPEFPSQETNISYGLSMSSTELTLVDDQSPMRYLVPTSGAVDSVWRDPAFDDSGWTLATAGLGYENSPGSSTSYASLIDASVPSGVRSAYTRFEFAVADPDAVDSLRLGMIYDDGFVAYLNGVPIASANAPASPAWNSTAGSIFRGDEVVLADYVEFDVSAHADLLSASGNVLAIHALNQSSSSDMLMVPRLVGASSDLVEPLEEGVFATPTPGAANGAVFAGIVADTKFSVDRGFYEAPVTVEITSATPGAMIVYTTDGSAPTVDTQHNITNGVLYTGGLTLSQTTNLRAAAFKQGMIATNVDTQTYFFVADIVQQTYSSALASGLPSWWGSRPADYGLDPDVIGPGDLYRGIYAAQIESSLLAIPSVSLTLDSDDFFGPGGIYSNPTATGVQWERAVSAEVVDPTGEISLQVDAGLRIHGAASRSLSLKNGLRLLFKSEYGDSKLDYPFFGAGVDSFDTIVLRPHFNDGWGWDGALGDPLYTRDQWFRDTQAAMGHESSRGNLMHLYVNGQYWGLYNPSERPDDSWSAETYGGEKDEYDVMVADGVHSGTGDAYQTMLSLAGAVLNGSTDEARYAAYQQLQGNLPNGMNDPAAEDYLDVVNYIDYMILCHYGGNNDWPDRNWYASRRQGEESEGFKFVAWDSEISLALSDRTSLFENNLAQTVGAAEAYGILRNYEEFRLQFADRIHEHLYNGGALYVNPASPTYDPAHPEDNVPAARFAGIAEQVGQAIVAESARWGDQHVSTPRTKNNDWQPSLDYMLDEYFRDRHGIVLAQWRQRDLYPDADAPELLIGGARQHGGTIAAGDLLGFQDPNANQSGTIYYTTDGADPRLVGGAVNAASASVFTGSVALSADTHIKARTLLNGEWSALTEATFVVPSADFDNNGVVNGADFLAWQLGIGAPAATPADGDADLDGQVNAVDLAVWQTQAGESLPPGAASLGESAPEAVVGQPLAFAVLAAPTSDAIPTGQASSTIEASTAASVDYADELELDQLRPKRPSARPASVAVRTTSTPEAVDDAFADWQRERATPRPVGRPVHSPAKLRLGGRDV; this is translated from the coding sequence ATGTCACGTGGTAGGCGACGCTTTTCTTCATCCCAGGTGCGTTTTGAGCAGCTGGAGTCGCGTTGCCTGATGGCGGCCGACGTCGTGATCTCCGAGTTCCTGGCCTCCAACAGCGGCGGCCTCGAGGACGGCGACGGCGACTCGTCCGACTGGGTCGAGCTCTACAACACGACCTCCGGCCCGATCGACCTCGGCGGCTACTACCTGACCGACGACAGCGGCGAGCTCACCAAGTGGTCGTTCCCGTCGGGCGCGACGATCGGGGCCAACAGCACGCTCGTGGTGTTCGCCTCGGACAAGGACGCGGCCGGTCCCGCCGGCGAGCTGCACACCAACTTCAAGCTCTCGGCCGGCGGCGAGTACCTCGGCCTGGTCGCGCCGGACGGCGTGAGCGTGCTGCACGACTACGCGCCGGAGTTCCCGTCTCAGGAGACCAACATCTCCTACGGCTTGTCGATGTCTTCGACCGAACTCACGCTGGTCGACGACCAGTCGCCGATGCGGTACCTCGTGCCGACCAGCGGCGCGGTCGACTCGGTGTGGCGGGACCCTGCGTTCGACGACAGCGGCTGGACGCTCGCCACCGCGGGGCTGGGGTACGAGAACAGCCCCGGCAGCTCGACCTCCTACGCCTCGCTGATCGACGCGTCCGTTCCGAGCGGCGTTAGGTCCGCCTACACGCGGTTCGAGTTCGCGGTCGCCGACCCCGACGCGGTCGACTCGCTGCGGCTCGGCATGATCTACGACGACGGCTTCGTGGCGTACCTCAACGGCGTGCCGATCGCGTCGGCCAACGCGCCGGCGAGCCCGGCCTGGAACTCGACCGCGGGCTCGATCTTCCGCGGCGACGAGGTCGTGCTGGCGGACTACGTCGAGTTCGACGTCAGCGCCCACGCCGACCTGCTGTCTGCGTCCGGCAACGTGCTGGCGATCCACGCGCTCAACCAGTCGAGCAGCTCCGACATGCTGATGGTCCCGCGGCTGGTAGGCGCGAGCAGCGACCTGGTCGAGCCGCTGGAGGAGGGCGTGTTCGCGACCCCCACGCCCGGCGCCGCCAACGGCGCGGTCTTCGCCGGGATCGTGGCCGACACCAAATTCAGCGTCGACCGTGGGTTCTACGAAGCGCCCGTCACGGTCGAGATCACCTCGGCCACGCCCGGCGCGATGATCGTCTACACGACCGACGGCTCGGCGCCCACGGTCGACACGCAGCACAACATCACCAACGGCGTGCTCTACACCGGCGGCTTGACCCTCTCTCAGACCACCAACCTCCGCGCCGCGGCGTTCAAGCAGGGGATGATCGCGACCAACGTCGACACGCAGACCTACTTCTTCGTCGCGGACATCGTGCAGCAGACCTACTCCTCGGCGCTGGCGTCGGGGCTGCCGTCGTGGTGGGGGAGCCGGCCGGCCGACTACGGGCTCGACCCCGATGTCATCGGCCCGGGCGACCTGTACCGGGGGATCTACGCCGCGCAGATCGAGTCGAGCCTGCTGGCGATCCCGTCGGTCTCGCTGACCCTCGACAGCGACGACTTCTTCGGGCCCGGCGGCATCTACTCGAACCCCACCGCCACCGGCGTGCAGTGGGAGCGGGCCGTGTCGGCCGAGGTGGTCGACCCCACCGGCGAGATCAGCTTGCAGGTCGACGCCGGGCTGCGGATCCACGGGGCGGCGTCCCGTTCGTTGTCGCTCAAGAACGGGCTGCGGCTGCTGTTCAAGAGCGAGTACGGCGACAGCAAGCTCGACTACCCATTCTTCGGCGCCGGCGTTGACTCGTTCGACACGATCGTGCTCCGCCCCCACTTCAACGACGGCTGGGGCTGGGACGGCGCCCTCGGCGACCCGCTCTACACCCGCGACCAGTGGTTCCGCGACACGCAGGCCGCGATGGGTCACGAGTCGTCCCGCGGCAACCTGATGCACCTGTACGTCAACGGCCAGTACTGGGGGCTGTACAACCCGAGCGAGCGGCCCGACGACTCCTGGTCCGCCGAGACCTACGGCGGCGAGAAGGATGAGTACGACGTCATGGTCGCCGACGGCGTGCACAGCGGCACGGGCGACGCCTACCAGACGATGCTGTCGCTCGCCGGGGCCGTGTTGAACGGCTCGACGGACGAGGCCCGCTACGCCGCCTACCAGCAGCTGCAGGGCAACCTTCCGAACGGCATGAACGACCCCGCGGCCGAGGACTACCTGGATGTCGTGAACTACATCGACTACATGATCCTCTGCCACTACGGCGGCAACAACGACTGGCCCGACCGCAACTGGTACGCCTCCCGGCGGCAGGGGGAAGAGAGCGAGGGCTTCAAGTTTGTCGCCTGGGACAGCGAGATCTCGCTCGCGCTCAGCGACCGCACCAGCCTGTTCGAGAACAACCTCGCGCAGACGGTCGGCGCGGCCGAGGCCTACGGCATCCTCCGCAACTACGAGGAGTTCCGACTGCAGTTTGCCGACCGCATCCACGAGCACCTGTACAACGGCGGCGCGCTGTACGTCAACCCGGCCAGCCCCACGTACGACCCGGCCCACCCCGAGGACAACGTCCCCGCGGCCCGCTTCGCCGGCATCGCCGAGCAGGTCGGCCAGGCGATTGTCGCCGAGTCGGCCCGCTGGGGCGACCAGCACGTCAGCACGCCCCGCACCAAGAACAACGACTGGCAGCCGTCGCTCGACTACATGCTCGACGAGTACTTCCGCGACCGCCACGGCATCGTGCTCGCGCAGTGGCGGCAACGCGACCTGTACCCCGACGCCGACGCCCCCGAGCTGCTGATCGGCGGGGCCCGCCAGCACGGCGGCACGATCGCCGCGGGCGACCTGCTCGGCTTCCAGGACCCGAACGCCAACCAGTCCGGGACCATCTACTACACCACCGACGGCGCCGACCCGCGGCTGGTCGGCGGAGCCGTCAACGCGGCCAGCGCGAGCGTCTTTACGGGCAGCGTCGCCCTGTCGGCCGACACGCACATCAAGGCCCGCACGCTGCTGAACGGCGAGTGGAGCGCCCTCACCGAGGCGACCTTCGTCGTGCCGAGCGCTGACTTCGACAACAACGGCGTCGTGAACGGGGCGGACTTCCTGGCGTGGCAGCTCGGCATCGGCGCCCCGGCCGCCACGCCCGCCGACGGCGACGCCGACCTCGACGGCCAGGTCAACGCCGTCGACCTGGCGGTGTGGCAGACACAGGCCGGCGAGTCGCTCCCGCCGGGCGCCGCTTCGCTCGGCGAGTCGGCTCCCGAGGCAGTCGTCGGGCAGCCGCTGGCGTTCGCCGTGCTGGCGGCGCCGACCTCAGACGCCATCCCCACCGGGCAGGCCTCCTCGACAATCGAAGCGAGCACCGCTGCGTCCGTCGACTATGCGGACGAGCTCGAGCTCGATCAGCTCCGCCCGAAGCGTCCGTCCGCGCGGCCGGCGTCGGTCGCTGTGCGGACCACGAGCACTCCCGAGGCGGTCGACGACGCGTTCGCCGACTGGCAGAGAGAACGGGCAACGCCCAGACCAGTCGGGCGCCCCGTGCACAGCCCCGCCAAGCTGCGGCTAGGGGGACGCGATGTATAA
- a CDS encoding globin family protein, which translates to MTPTQIALVQDSWAKVAPSADQVAELFYGRLFEIAPEVRPLFKSDIKGQGQKLMQMISVAVNGLPKLDAIVPAVEQLGVRHLDYQVEPAHYDTVGEALLWTLKQGLGEDFTPEVRQAWTETYVTLATVMKEAAAATV; encoded by the coding sequence ATGACCCCCACTCAGATCGCCCTTGTCCAAGACAGCTGGGCCAAGGTGGCGCCGAGCGCCGATCAAGTCGCCGAGCTGTTCTACGGGCGGCTGTTCGAGATTGCACCCGAGGTGCGGCCGTTGTTCAAGTCGGACATCAAGGGCCAGGGCCAGAAGCTGATGCAGATGATCAGCGTCGCGGTGAACGGGCTGCCGAAGCTCGACGCGATTGTCCCCGCCGTCGAGCAGCTCGGTGTGCGGCACCTCGACTACCAAGTCGAGCCCGCGCACTACGACACCGTCGGCGAGGCGCTGCTGTGGACCCTCAAGCAGGGCCTCGGCGAAGACTTCACCCCCGAGGTCCGACAGGCCTGGACCGAGACCTACGTCACCCTGGCGACCGTCATGAAGGAAGCCGCCGCGGCGACCGTCTAG
- a CDS encoding slipin family protein: MLFKLIKVRSYEIGLCFRDGEFQGLLPAGRHWVFDPLLKQRVDVVSQREPWLVHDQLDVIVKSGVLADRAAVLDLKDHQRALVWIEGRFSQILPPGLYAYWTGFKEVRVEVVDAREPRFTHADFKAIVRSPRAAQVLDICAVARAHAGVVFVDGEYVETVAPGHYAWWRAGADAKLVEVDLREQSLDVAGQEIMTADKVTLRMNALVNYRVADPLRAVTASDGAGQLLYREVQLALRALVGARELDAILADKDAVAAEFAEQVRERAGEVGLEVVSAGVRDIILPGDMKDLLNRVTEARKAAEANLIVRREETAAMRSQANTARLLADNPTLMRLRELEVLERVATSGKLNVVLGEKGLADRVVNLL; this comes from the coding sequence ATGTTGTTCAAGTTGATTAAGGTGCGAAGCTACGAGATCGGTCTGTGCTTCCGGGACGGCGAGTTCCAGGGGCTGCTGCCGGCGGGACGGCACTGGGTGTTCGACCCGCTGCTGAAGCAGCGGGTGGACGTCGTGTCGCAGCGGGAGCCTTGGCTGGTCCACGACCAGCTCGACGTGATCGTCAAGAGCGGTGTGCTGGCGGACCGCGCGGCTGTGCTCGACCTGAAGGACCACCAGCGCGCGCTCGTGTGGATCGAGGGCCGCTTCTCGCAGATCCTGCCGCCGGGCCTGTACGCGTACTGGACCGGCTTCAAGGAGGTGCGGGTCGAGGTGGTCGACGCGCGTGAGCCGCGGTTCACGCACGCCGACTTCAAGGCGATCGTCCGCTCGCCGCGGGCGGCGCAGGTGCTCGATATCTGCGCGGTCGCCCGGGCGCACGCCGGCGTGGTGTTCGTCGACGGCGAGTACGTCGAGACCGTCGCGCCGGGCCATTACGCCTGGTGGCGGGCCGGCGCCGACGCGAAGCTGGTCGAGGTCGACCTGCGCGAGCAGTCCTTGGACGTGGCGGGTCAGGAGATCATGACCGCCGACAAGGTGACGCTCCGCATGAACGCGCTGGTCAACTACCGTGTGGCCGACCCGCTGCGGGCCGTCACGGCCAGCGACGGCGCCGGGCAGCTGCTGTACCGCGAGGTGCAGCTGGCGCTGCGGGCGCTGGTTGGCGCCCGTGAGCTCGACGCGATCCTGGCGGACAAGGACGCCGTCGCGGCCGAGTTCGCGGAGCAGGTCCGCGAGCGGGCGGGCGAGGTTGGTCTGGAGGTCGTCTCGGCGGGGGTGCGCGACATCATCCTGCCGGGCGACATGAAGGACCTGCTCAACCGGGTGACCGAGGCCCGCAAGGCGGCCGAGGCGAACCTGATCGTCCGCCGCGAGGAGACCGCGGCCATGCGGAGCCAGGCTAACACCGCCCGGCTGCTGGCTGACAACCCGACGCTGATGCGGCTCCGCGAGCTGGAGGTCCTGGAGAGGGTCGCCACGAGCGGGAAGCTGAACGTCGTGCTGGGCGAGAAGGGCCTGGCCGACCGGGTTGTAAACCTGTTGTAG
- a CDS encoding histidine triad nucleotide-binding protein, with amino-acid sequence MTIFDKIISKEIPADILHEDDDCLAFRDVAPQAPTHFLVIPKKPIASVDQLADEDAALIGRMWLVIRDLARQQKLGDGYRVVVNCGKDGGQSVDHLHYHVLGGRSLTWPPG; translated from the coding sequence ATGACCATCTTCGACAAGATCATCAGCAAAGAGATCCCCGCGGACATCCTGCACGAGGACGACGACTGCCTGGCGTTCCGCGACGTCGCCCCGCAGGCGCCGACGCACTTCTTGGTAATCCCCAAGAAGCCGATCGCCAGCGTCGACCAGCTAGCCGACGAGGACGCCGCCCTCATTGGGCGGATGTGGCTGGTGATCCGGGACCTGGCCCGTCAGCAGAAACTGGGCGATGGTTACCGGGTGGTGGTGAACTGCGGCAAGGATGGGGGGCAGTCGGTCGACCACCTGCACTACCACGTGCTGGGCGGAAGGTCGCTGACCTGGCCGCCGGGGTAG
- the pdxA gene encoding 4-hydroxythreonine-4-phosphate dehydrogenase PdxA gives MPPLSSQFPRVLITMGDPSGVGPEVAAGAWADPRLHAACRPVVIGRPEQFERGLELRSTTARVIAADRCSDELFDQASPEVMPCVAVGQASTTPGEAAFLAIEQAARLALAGEIDAMVTGPISKAALQAAGHDYPGHTELLADLCGVEDFAMMLYLPPRCVPHCEHGLAVVHTTLHTSLRSVFDLLSTDAIAAKCRLADRAMRAFGCNRPRVGVAALNPHAGEGGLFGDEEATLIAPAVAIAQGEGIHASGPHSTDTLMVRARDGEFDAVVAMYHDQGHIALKLLGMHQAVNVTLGLPIIRTSVAHGTAPDIAWQGVAETSGLLAAVETAADLARRHD, from the coding sequence ATGCCCCCGCTTTCCTCGCAATTCCCCCGCGTCCTGATCACCATGGGTGACCCCAGCGGGGTCGGGCCGGAGGTGGCCGCCGGCGCGTGGGCCGACCCGCGGCTACACGCGGCTTGCCGGCCGGTGGTCATCGGGCGGCCAGAGCAGTTTGAGCGGGGACTGGAACTCCGCTCTACCACGGCTCGGGTGATCGCGGCGGACCGGTGTTCCGACGAGCTGTTCGACCAGGCGAGCCCTGAAGTCATGCCGTGCGTGGCGGTCGGCCAGGCGTCGACCACGCCGGGCGAGGCGGCTTTCCTGGCGATCGAGCAGGCGGCCCGCCTGGCCCTGGCGGGCGAGATCGACGCCATGGTTACAGGACCGATCAGCAAGGCGGCCCTGCAGGCGGCCGGGCACGACTACCCGGGGCACACCGAGCTGCTGGCCGACCTGTGCGGCGTCGAAGACTTCGCGATGATGCTGTACCTGCCGCCGCGGTGCGTGCCGCACTGCGAGCACGGCCTGGCCGTGGTCCACACGACGCTGCACACGTCGCTGCGGAGTGTGTTCGACCTGCTGTCGACCGATGCGATCGCCGCCAAGTGCCGGCTGGCCGACCGGGCGATGCGGGCGTTCGGCTGCAATCGCCCGCGTGTGGGCGTGGCGGCGCTCAACCCGCACGCGGGGGAGGGCGGTTTGTTCGGCGACGAGGAAGCGACGCTCATTGCACCCGCGGTGGCGATCGCCCAGGGCGAGGGCATCCACGCCAGCGGCCCGCACTCGACTGACACCCTGATGGTCCGCGCCCGAGACGGCGAGTTTGACGCCGTCGTGGCGATGTACCACGATCAGGGTCACATTGCACTAAAGCTGCTCGGCATGCACCAGGCGGTCAACGTGACGCTCGGGCTGCCGATTATCCGCACGTCGGTAGCCCACGGCACCGCGCCCGACATCGCCTGGCAGGGGGTCGCCGAGACCAGTGGCCTGCTAGCCGCCGTCGAGACCGCCGCCGACCTGGCGCGGCGCCACGATTAA
- a CDS encoding histidine phosphatase family protein → MPSVIEFPAADTTLVYLLRHGATPHNMMKPPRLQGSAVNESLTDLGREQAARAAQALAERPIAAVYSSPLKRAHETAQIVAGPHGHEAQPDAAFEEVHVGRWENQTWAEIQAEDAEAYALYRENPHLHGYPGGETGQQLLDRVTAGMHAVVERHHGAEIVVVAHSVVNRLFLGGLLGVPPKDSHWTPTSNCGVSTVRFKEGKAKVLTLNATAHLM, encoded by the coding sequence ATGCCTTCTGTGATTGAGTTCCCCGCCGCCGACACGACGCTGGTCTACCTGCTGCGGCACGGCGCCACGCCGCACAACATGATGAAGCCGCCGCGGCTGCAGGGGTCGGCGGTCAACGAGTCGCTTACCGACCTCGGGCGGGAGCAGGCGGCGCGGGCCGCGCAGGCTTTGGCCGAGCGGCCGATCGCCGCGGTCTACAGCAGCCCGCTGAAACGAGCCCACGAGACCGCACAGATTGTCGCCGGGCCGCACGGCCACGAGGCGCAGCCCGACGCGGCGTTTGAGGAGGTGCACGTCGGCCGCTGGGAGAACCAAACCTGGGCAGAGATCCAGGCCGAGGACGCCGAGGCGTACGCCCTGTACCGCGAAAACCCCCACCTGCACGGCTACCCCGGCGGCGAGACCGGACAGCAGCTGCTCGACCGCGTCACGGCCGGCATGCACGCGGTGGTCGAGCGGCACCACGGCGCCGAGATCGTCGTGGTCGCGCACAGCGTCGTGAACCGGTTGTTCCTCGGCGGGCTGCTGGGCGTGCCGCCGAAGGACTCGCACTGGACGCCGACCTCCAACTGCGGGGTCAGCACGGTCCGGTTCAAGGAGGGCAAGGCCAAGGTGCTGACGCTCAACGCGACCGCGCACCTGATGTAG
- a CDS encoding DUF11 domain-containing protein — MSTILPVWFRGVLIAIATIIMCSCSAPAQSQEIYPQEMAPSTVHPHDCPACQSGTCVPQGGCQACGIPGPCDEYLCDGGDYYAPAGVTEDWRIDGLEQEDTIAHFDTLDGQVLVQPSNRVCIYAPRFGAVRRVVTLAEQNQRNFVGVMEDDASLGLAEKTRKATTTLQNLQPVAKVGDQPPSLLRERQQAGEMEARVVVRELKNMIKPYCDLQVVRLGVMDNAEKPWLANAALSALTYTGDQEVQVTIEKKAASALVGGLQPGVVYNVPGGKPCLRLIKLASTRDALPGEEIEFTLRFDNLGSEAIGNVTIVDNLSTRLEYVPESAEASVEADFSTTDNSGGSLVLRWELKEPLEPQKGGVLQFKVKVR; from the coding sequence ATGAGCACCATCTTGCCAGTCTGGTTCCGCGGCGTGCTGATCGCCATCGCGACCATCATCATGTGCTCGTGCAGCGCGCCCGCGCAGTCTCAAGAGATCTACCCTCAGGAGATGGCGCCGTCGACTGTGCACCCGCACGACTGCCCCGCCTGCCAGAGCGGGACCTGCGTCCCCCAGGGGGGCTGCCAGGCGTGCGGCATCCCCGGGCCGTGCGACGAGTACCTGTGCGACGGCGGCGACTACTACGCCCCCGCCGGCGTGACCGAGGACTGGCGCATCGACGGCCTTGAGCAGGAAGACACCATTGCCCACTTCGACACGCTCGACGGGCAGGTCCTGGTGCAGCCGAGCAACCGGGTCTGCATCTACGCCCCGCGTTTCGGCGCGGTGCGGCGGGTGGTGACCCTCGCCGAGCAGAACCAACGCAACTTTGTCGGCGTGATGGAGGACGACGCCTCGCTCGGCCTGGCCGAGAAGACCCGCAAGGCGACCACCACGCTGCAGAACCTGCAGCCGGTCGCCAAGGTCGGCGATCAGCCGCCCAGCCTGCTCCGCGAGCGGCAGCAGGCCGGCGAGATGGAGGCCCGCGTCGTGGTGCGTGAGCTCAAGAACATGATCAAGCCGTACTGCGACCTGCAAGTCGTGCGGCTGGGCGTGATGGACAACGCGGAGAAGCCGTGGCTGGCGAACGCCGCGCTGTCGGCCCTCACCTACACCGGCGACCAGGAGGTGCAGGTCACGATCGAGAAGAAGGCCGCCTCGGCGTTGGTCGGCGGACTGCAGCCGGGCGTAGTCTACAACGTGCCAGGCGGCAAGCCGTGCCTGCGGCTGATCAAGCTGGCGTCGACCCGCGACGCGCTGCCGGGCGAGGAGATCGAGTTCACGCTCCGCTTCGACAACCTCGGCAGCGAGGCGATCGGCAACGTGACGATCGTCGACAACCTGTCGACCCGCCTGGAGTACGTGCCCGAATCGGCCGAGGCGAGCGTCGAGGCCGACTTCTCGACCACCGACAACAGCGGCGGCTCGCTGGTGCTGCGGTGGGAGCTGAAGGAGCCCCTCGAGCCCCAGAAGGGCGGCGTGCTGCAGTTCAAGGTCAAGGTCCGCTAG
- a CDS encoding DMT family transporter, with protein MPYLIFGLIALVFGSNFILMKLASSAFSPAAIGSARLLGGAVMLAIIWLLVSKRERLTRRQLVTAAVIGLVANAYPYAMQPGLISLGVEHSFLGMMVAFTPMSIMLFSIPVLGVWPSARQLIGVVGGFVFLSVLMLDGHFRGYSFGLLALAISVPLSYGLANAYLKKKLHKAPPLPATAAMLAASGVVLLPLVAAGPTIGLAGPAEPTDYPRAIAALAMLGPVGTGLMMWLWVRLVNTQGPLFAGMVTYVVPLVAMMWGAFDGERITVSQLVSIAGVLSMVALVQYRAAAKPAGDHAPTEPAPSACERELACADASR; from the coding sequence ATGCCCTACCTCATATTCGGCCTGATCGCGCTGGTGTTCGGCTCGAACTTCATACTGATGAAGCTGGCGTCGTCGGCGTTCAGCCCGGCCGCGATCGGCTCCGCCCGGCTGCTCGGCGGCGCGGTGATGCTGGCGATCATCTGGCTGCTGGTGTCCAAACGCGAACGGCTCACCAGGCGGCAGCTCGTCACCGCGGCGGTCATCGGCCTGGTCGCCAACGCCTACCCGTACGCGATGCAGCCCGGCCTGATCTCGCTCGGCGTCGAGCACAGCTTCCTCGGCATGATGGTCGCCTTCACGCCGATGTCCATCATGCTGTTCTCGATCCCGGTGCTCGGCGTCTGGCCGAGCGCCCGGCAGCTGATCGGCGTGGTCGGCGGCTTCGTGTTCCTCAGCGTGCTGATGCTCGACGGGCACTTCCGCGGCTACTCGTTCGGCTTGCTCGCGCTGGCGATCTCGGTGCCGCTCAGCTACGGGCTGGCCAACGCCTACCTCAAGAAGAAGCTGCACAAGGCGCCGCCGCTGCCCGCCACGGCCGCCATGCTTGCCGCGTCGGGCGTGGTGCTGCTGCCGCTGGTCGCGGCCGGGCCAACGATCGGCCTGGCCGGCCCCGCCGAGCCGACCGACTACCCGCGGGCCATCGCGGCGCTCGCCATGCTCGGCCCGGTCGGCACCGGGCTGATGATGTGGCTGTGGGTGCGGCTGGTGAACACGCAGGGCCCGCTGTTCGCCGGCATGGTGACCTACGTCGTGCCGCTGGTGGCGATGATGTGGGGCGCCTTTGACGGCGAGCGGATCACTGTCAGCCAGCTGGTCTCGATCGCCGGCGTGCTCTCGATGGTCGCCCTGGTGCAGTACCGGGCCGCGGCCAAACCGGCAGGCGACCATGCCCCGACGGAGCCCGCACCTTCCGCGTGCGAGCGGGAGCTTGCGTGCGCCGACGCGTCGCGGTAG
- a CDS encoding pyridoxal phosphate-dependent aminotransferase: protein MHPWLAKRTELFDSSGIRKVFDLAAKLENPINLSIGQPDFPAPDSVKQAAIDAINGDKNGYSLTQGIAPLREALESQVRDEFGQPQRKLIVTSGTSGALSLALLSLVDPGDEVIGFDPYFVMYPALTGMSGGTFVPIDTYPDFRIDLAKVEAAITDRTKLILLNSPSNPSGVVATEAEVRGLAELAAKHDVALLSDEIYRPFCYDAPLVSPARFNDQTLVVDAFSKSHALTGWRVGWAHGPAPIIEKMTMLQQYTFVCAPHPLQWGALEAMNVSIQPYADKYRERRDHLVAGLRDAGYTVPQPGGAFYAFPQVPAGYANATEFVAQAIERELLIIPGNIFSKHDSHFRISYAASMETIDRGLAVLHELV, encoded by the coding sequence ATGCATCCCTGGCTCGCGAAACGCACCGAACTGTTCGACAGCTCTGGCATCCGCAAGGTGTTCGACCTGGCGGCGAAGCTCGAGAACCCGATCAACCTGTCGATCGGCCAGCCCGACTTTCCCGCGCCCGACAGCGTCAAGCAGGCCGCGATCGACGCCATCAACGGCGACAAGAACGGCTACAGCCTGACCCAGGGCATTGCGCCGCTGCGCGAGGCGCTGGAGTCCCAGGTCCGCGACGAGTTCGGCCAGCCCCAGCGCAAGCTGATTGTCACCTCGGGCACCAGCGGCGCGCTGTCGCTTGCGCTGCTCTCGCTGGTCGACCCGGGCGACGAGGTGATCGGCTTCGACCCCTACTTCGTGATGTACCCGGCTCTGACCGGCATGTCGGGCGGCACGTTCGTGCCGATCGACACCTACCCCGACTTCCGCATCGACCTCGCGAAGGTCGAGGCCGCCATCACCGACCGCACCAAGCTGATCCTGCTCAACTCGCCGAGCAACCCCTCCGGCGTGGTCGCCACGGAGGCCGAGGTCCGCGGCCTGGCCGAGCTGGCCGCCAAGCACGACGTCGCGCTGCTGTCCGACGAGATCTACCGCCCCTTCTGCTACGACGCGCCGCTGGTGAGCCCCGCCCGGTTCAACGACCAGACGCTCGTCGTCGACGCGTTCAGCAAGTCGCACGCGCTGACCGGCTGGCGGGTCGGCTGGGCGCACGGGCCGGCGCCGATCATCGAGAAGATGACGATGCTGCAGCAGTACACGTTTGTCTGTGCCCCGCACCCGCTGCAGTGGGGCGCTCTGGAAGCGATGAACGTCAGCATCCAGCCGTACGCCGACAAGTACCGCGAACGCCGCGACCATTTGGTCGCCGGCCTCCGCGACGCCGGCTACACGGTCCCCCAGCCGGGCGGGGCGTTCTACGCCTTCCCCCAGGTCCCGGCCGGCTACGCCAACGCCACCGAGTTCGTCGCGCAGGCGATCGAGCGTGAGCTGCTGATCATCCCGGGCAACATCTTCAGCAAGCACGACTCGCACTTCCGCATCAGCTACGCCGCCAGCATGGAGACCATCGACCGCGGCCTCGCGGTGCTGCACGAGCTGGTCTAG